GACTGCGACATTAGATGCGGCCATTGCTAATGAAGAGCCTGTCGTTGTAACAGCATGGCAACCACACTGGAAGTTCAATTCTTATGACATTCATTTCTTAGAAGATCCTCAAGGTATTTACGCAGAAGAAGAGGAGATTCGTACTATGGTGCGAGAAGGTTTAGAGGAGGACCATCCTGTAGCATACCAAGTATTAGATAATTTTTATTGGGACGCAGAAGATATGAACGCTGTTATGTTAGATATGGCCGAAAATGACCTCTCTGCTGAAGAAGCAGCTCAAGCCTGGATTGATGAGAACCAAGATCGTGTAGAAGAATGGAAAGACATCGACTAAGCCGGTTTAATCACTTTAAAAAGCCTTAAGCTAAGATACTTAGCTTAAGGCTTTTTTGTAAGAAAAAACGGATAAATGGCTAAAAGAATCATCTGTCATGCTTACCGGAGATTCTTTTACTTTTTCTATTGACCATATCTAAAGATGACTGAATCTGTGGATGGATGAGAATTACTTCGGTACGACAACAATTCGTCGATGGGGTTCTTGGCCATCGGAGTAAGTTGATACACCTTGAACATTTTGCAAAGCCGTATGGATAATTTTACGTTCATGGGCATTCATTGGCTCTAACCGTACTTCGCGTCTTGTGCGAACAGCTTTTTCACTAAGCCGCCCCGCTAACGTGACTAATGCTTCTTTACGGCGCTTTCTATAGCCTTCTGCGTCTAAATAAAACCGTACGTAATTATCTGACTCACGATTAGCCACAAGGTTAACAAGATATTGCAATGAATCGAGTGTTTGCCCCCGTTTGCCAATCAACACACCAATATCAGTGCCAGATATATTTAAGTAAGTTCCTTCGTCACGCTCTTCAGGTTCTACATAAGCGGAAACACCCATCTTATCTATCGTTTCCCGTAAAAATACAAGTGCTTCCTTCAAGGGATCGGGCTTTACTTTCATTTCGATA
The genomic region above belongs to Bacillus sp. A301a_S52 and contains:
- a CDS encoding protein jag, with translation MKKVTVSGKTVEEAVESGLEKLEATLEEVEYNVLEEPQKALFGLLGGKPAVIEMKVKPDPLKEALVFLRETIDKMGVSAYVEPEERDEGTYLNISGTDIGVLIGKRGQTLDSLQYLVNLVANRESDNYVRFYLDAEGYRKRRKEALVTLAGRLSEKAVRTRREVRLEPMNAHERKIIHTALQNVQGVSTYSDGQEPHRRIVVVPK